The stretch of DNA GCGCGTCGGGGGGCTCGCtggagctctctctccctcgacCGCGGGGTGACGCACTCGATGCCAGCCTCCCTGACgcctctgttgccatggcaccaTGCAGCTGCTGTGATGCACAGAAGGGTCAGGTTTCCGTAAGCCAGGAGTCAGGATATGGCGAAACCTCCAGTTCCTTTACCATATTGTCCGGATCCGTGCCCAGTCAGGACCAGCTCCATTCCAGGGTGAGCTACCATCAGGGAGGCTCATCTGAGCCGACGTGTAGCTTTGGCAGTCAGGTGGCCTGTCAGAAAGACATGGCCACTTCACCAGAGTGCCTCGTTCATGACCCTGAGGAGGGCTACAACTACTCTGCAGAGCTTTTCGATGTTTCAGGTTTGGACAGCAATGACTTTTACAGATCAGAGCAGGTCACGCACAGACCTCGGACATCTGCTGATTTCCACTGCATTATGCCCGGATTGGCTCCTTTCTCTCAGTCCACACCCATTCTCAAGAAAGGGGCtccaaagaggaagaggatgtctAAAGCCACTGACCAGACCAAGGAAGCGTCTCACAGGGGGCTGGACCATGGCTCTGCCCAGACCAAGGGAGCGTCTCACAGGGGGCTGGACCATGGCTCTGCCCAGACAAAGAGAGCGTCTCACAGGGGGCTGGACCATGGCTCTGAAGCACGCCGCAGGGGAGCAGGAAGTGTGATTGACAGTCAGATGGAGTGCACTACTGGGGATGGAAGCTGGTGTGGTGCTGATTGCTCCAAAGACCTTTTTGTTGATTCATACAAagactaaataataataattataataataataataataatgatgatgataagacTGTATCATGGTTTTTAatggtttgaatttgaatttgtacATACCAGCACCTCCTTTGATATTTATAGTGATGAAATAGCTGAAAATGTTCTCCTGTAAATTCTATTTGTATGAAATGATATATGCTAGATTGCACAAAGCTGAACAAAAAGGCTTTTTATGAAGTTTATAAAGAGCTGAAGGGTATTCCAaatacgtggtttagtgacttAACCCAGATTAGTTAACTCCAACTAAGTGGTTaacctcctaaaagaagagTCATACAGCTTCATTCTCCTaccaaaacaaagccatagggctcgTCCAGATGTGAGCGATATTCTCTTGAAAAGGAACTCCGTATTGTGTATTTTAATAATCTGTATCAGTCTTCTGGATTAAAAACCTTAAATATTCGCAAATCTGAAACAAAGAATCAAGACCTTATGAAATCTGTCCTTTTCACTGTTACTTCAGAGTTACACCATTATGGTCAGTCTGGATACATTTTTAAAGGAGAATAAAAAACTGAACCTTGTAAGGGTACTGTACCAGAGTCAGGGTTGTGTGACTAGGCCTTGTCCATTGCATATCgccaccactagagggcactaCTTGTCTACTGTAACCTGGATTTTTATTTTCAGACGCACAGATATCTGCGGTCCATGTCCAACTCCTTTGTATCCCTTAGATCTGTACTAGATCTGCATCTGCAAGGGATCTTACTCATGTTTTACTAAAGTATTCAGAGTCTCTGTCACACTCAGTTATTTCTTTCAGCTCAGGTCAGTTGAAATAGGTGCTTACCACACCAAGTTCaacagcaacagttgaagcagcagcagcagcagcaagaattgatgcactcttacctcatgtacccaggatacagaaaccctttcatgccagtaaaggctccccctcaaactactgcagctcccactactgaagctccaactactacagaagcaacttcatccactgcctctaagcttcccccacaagatcagcagcagcagcagcagcaagagttgaagcagcagcagcaagaattgaTGCACTCTTACTTCATGTACCCTggatacagaaaccctttcatgccagtaaaggctccccctcaaactactgcagctcccactaccacagaagcaacttcatccactgcctctaagcttcccccacaagatcaacagcaacagttgatgcactcGGACTTCGtgtacccaggatactctaaccctttcatgccagtgaaggctcCCTACCAAACTGCAGAAGCAATTTCATCCACTGCTtctaagcttcccccacaaaatcaacagcagcagcaacagttgatgcagcagcagcagcagcaacagttgcagcagcagcagcagcagcagcagcagcagcagcaagaattgaTGCACTCTTACTTCGtgtacccaggatactctaaccctttcatgccagtgaaggctcactaccaaactactgaagctccaactacagaagcaacttcatccactgcctctaagcttacCCCACAaaatcaacagcagcagcaacagttgatgcagcagcagcagcagcagcaacattttaagcagcagcagcaagaattgatgcactcttacctcatgtacccaggatacagataccctttcatgccagtaaaTGCTGCCAGTAAATTTCCCACCACCCATGCCAGCTAAGGCTCCAGCATCCACTGCTGCTCCAACGACCACTCCATCAGAACTCCCAACCGTCTGCCCTCACAGAAAATTAGAGTCTGCAGGAGATTTCTAACTACAATGAACCcctcaaacctttttttgtcaAGTTCCTTTATCCCTCTGATCTCGACCAACCGAAGGCCAAGACCAAATCTTGGACTCGGGTGTTCTCACAGAAGGGGAACACGCCCGTTAGTCCCACATGACATGCTGGCTACATTTCCTTTTAATAAATGTCTCCAGACCAAGAGCAATTAAGAGGAGACTTCAGTTTTctgaatttgtgtttttcttttatacCAGGAACCATGTGGTCACCAGGATGTGGAAGCAACCCTCAATATGCAACTTtgtggcaataaatacaattgtttTAAGCAGCTGGTCATTGCCTTGTCAGTTTATTTGAAGAGAAGATTAGTACCAGATTCATCCAAAACTGGCTTGAAATGGTTCTGGTGCCTTTACTTGAGTGTTCAACAAAACAAATTCTCAATTTTCACCTTTGTTAGCCAAACAAGCTTAATGTTGGTTTCAAATAAACTTGACTAATTTATCAACTCGAGGCTATTTTGAAGCCAGAAAATTACCtatgaggatttttttttagattttacATGGTGTTGCCATTGTCACAAACTGAATGTGTAACCAATACCCCCACAACTTGTTAACggaatgtattttatatatatatatatatatatatatatatatatataccccaCAACTTGCAAATGTGCATGCAatgctttacaaatacaaaacacctttcaATGAAAATCCCCGCCAACAAGTGCACTGCAACCATGTCATATCTGGATCATGTGACTTGACACTGTTATTCCTCTTGTACGAGTTCAAATGTCTATGTACCAAAACAGCAGGTGGCATTACAGGGGCATCAGCCTTCTGTTTAGCTCTTGAAATGCCTTATTGGCACATTATTTTCACAGTCTTTAATACGATTTTTTGCACAATACATTTTAACATTATATTCTAACACTTTCATGGTAGAGAAGCCTCGTTTTTTTAACAGTATAACTTGGAAACGTCAACTTGTTATATTGGCACAGTATGAGTCTGGGTCCCAGTCTTAGAAATGTCCCTTTCAGTTGCCCACTCAAAACTTTCTAGTTGAGTGTTCAGATACTGAAACACCTACAGGTCACCCACAGATTATCCTCTCCCTGAATGTTTCCTATCCTTTCCTGCCCAAAGATTACAGTTCTACATGTAGTCAGTGATGGACCTGTGGTTGAATccgctgtaaagacgtcatggagcatgcgcataaagtgacagaaaacagaagtcgagatccaactagcaatctaccgattgctgaacgacttctctaccccctaaaatcactgttaccacagcactccaacaggactagttagaatcgggcacttcgccataaccctcgtttgtgttaaataactgttttgaaacttccgtctataatataaatcttttcacgtcagattttcTCATATAGGCTACTGCggacactttaaaaaaaaaaaaaaaacagttttgaacaatggtctgatgcaaatagattaagcagtgatagattaaagtatggcttgttaatgtcatccctttcctaaccagcttcttaacgatttagttattgttgttgctgttatgaagtgaagcagGGTTAAttagggttcaggctgaggttgcgaggcgggaCGTAGGGGGTTCATGTGGGGCAATTACGTCATCGGGTTAGAAAATGTGCGGATCAGGTGtccacacgaacacggatccgctggTGGGTTGGAATCTTTCCACTCTTGAGACCGGtttcaaaaggttgcggattcagtgacccaagccgccgtgtttgtgtggatggagggcagatccgacaacatttctttccggattcaggcaatccaggttccgtgtggacgggCCCTCAAGATTCACCAGGTTTTGTTTTCACAAGCGGCACAAATAAGTCATAGGGAAGTGTCATGCTTTTGAAGCATGTAGAAATGAAGACATGCCTATGTTACCAGCCAGTAAAAGTAGACCGGAGGGAAACCATGTGCCACACTGAAGATCCCTCAAGCAGTCCTGAGCCACCAGGGAGCAAGCTAGTCTTCAAGACCTGAATGGCAAGTTTGACGCgatttttatattaaaaatttttttatgtaatgtttGTCTTCATGAAAATTCTATGAATTTTTGAATAAAATCTGGTTTTAATCTGTTTTGTATGGAATATATTGTTTATTGATCTCTTTAAACGATAGGAGGTTTTCATATCATTTGGAGCGACCAATAATAGCAATCACTGTATTTAATTCttaataaaatatcaaatttTTTGGGCTGAAATATTAATCACTAATACAGTATGCTTAAGTGAATGGtacttttttaaacatttctatCAGTTTTATGCGCTTTATAGGAAAAATAAGTCTGTTAACAACATTTAAGAAGGGGACTTAAGACATAATAGAACAAAAATATGAGATCATTATGTACAAAAACTCAAAAGAAATGCAAATACTGTCTCTAAACACTTTATATTACTGATAACTTATTAAAAAATGTTAAGTATGTTAAGGAAATGAATTCGTTTTAAGATAAATAACGGTCGAACCATATGACATTTTTTAAGGCCATGGCCAATTTAtctagataataataataatttattttatttgtaatgcactcttcattcaaaagaatctcagagtgccaacatattaacaaacaaactataataatacaataaaataaaaatgaattaacataagcataatagaaaactttttaacattttaacatacgatttaacacaaggccagaaatgccttcctgaataaaatgtaaataaatgtttttagtccagctttaaaggagtccagcgtctgcgttgcccttaggtggtcagggaggatgttccataagcgtggcgctgccgagcaaaaggcccggtcgcccatggtgcggagcttggttttggggacgcggaggagcgagctgtttgaagacctgagggtgcaggtggaggtttggggagtaattcattcttactccgctacatttctacaatatgtgttgttactcgttacaatttatgaacacagtttcgccaaaatgttgcctacacaaaactatggattgcgttgctgttttggaagtttaaaccaatcaggtggctctatcaactccaatgatatcagagtgcgcgtctggcagcagcactagcggtagctttgcctgttatacctgaacattcaacagacagcctgactactgcctattcaacatggatccagagtcggcctgaactgagccctctgatatgagccacccttggccctatttaaaagatatgttcgagttcaaaggcaccaagaatgactcctggaggtttcaatgcgttttctgtctccctcaaaaaaaggagttgctagccttcaataattcgccctcaaatttaaagtagcatatcgaggtaagcagagtgattgctatgctaagttaatgtccctgacttttgaatattgatatatgtatttaattcgtttactgacatattataatgttatctagcgaaatgaatgttgacatacagcaatagcatcaaaaaacatgattgtatcttcattatatattttacgtattggtaagataaagctggtaggttagctatgtcaagctagcgtgccttgttctgtccagttttacaattacatttgtttttcatgttccatgtttcccttttttacacgtttacaattaaataaaagatttaaagatatcacatggtgtctttattggtttggcttaatggtattaactttgcaaataatccctggtagataacttgtcatccgcagaattgtaagatatagtgtgaacagtattacagatggtaggcacaataagtacaccaacctttccaattaacaaatgttgttgcttataattattactagtagtggtatctgtagaggcatttattaccagtagctatttctttatcaaaatggcacagcctagacattgagacaacccattgcgtgagtacttttacttttaatacttaaagtacattttaaagtaagtactttttacttaagtaggattgttgatgtagtacttttacttttattttcctgggtacttgtacttttacttaagtactaaacttcagtacttcctccaccactgctctCACCACAGGAGCAGATAGGAAACATGCAGGCAGAAGATAATCTGTGGGTGACCTGTAGGTGTTTCAGTATCTGAACTCAACTACAGTTTTGAGTGGGCAACTAAGGGACATTTCTAAGACTGGGACCCAGACTCATACTGTGCCAATATAACAAGTTGAAGTTTCCAAGTtatactgttaaaaaaaaaaaggctactCTACCATGAAAGTGTTAGAATATAATGTTAAAATGGGTTGTGCAAAAATCGTATTAAGACTGAAAATAATGTGCCAAGAAGGCATTTCAAGAGCTAAACAGAACGCCGATGCCCCTGTAATGCCACCTGCTGTTTTGGTACCTAGTTGTGGGGGTATTGGTTACACATTCAGTTTGTGACAATGGCAACATCATGTAAaatcaaaaaaaatgtaattttctgGCTTCACAATAGCCTCGAGTTGATAAATTAGTCAAGTTTATTTGAAACCAACAGTAAGCTTGTTTGGCTAACAAAGGTGAAAATTGAGAATTTGTTTTGTTGAACACTCAAGTAAAGGCACCAGAACCATTTCAAGCCAGTTTTGGATGAATCTGGTACTAATCTTCTCTTCAAATAAACTGACAAGGCAATGACCAGCTGCTTAaaacaattgtatttattgccacaAAGTTGCATATTGAGGGTTGCTTCCACATCCTGGTGACCACATGGTTCCTGgtataaaagaaaaacacaaattcagAAAACTGAAGTCTCCTCTTAATTGCTCTTGGTCTGGAGACATTTATACAAACAAAGTCTTGGCCTTCGGTTGGTCGAGATCAGAGGGATAAAGGAACTtgacaaaaaaaggtttgaggGGTTCATTGTAGTTAGAAATCTCCTGCAGACTCTAATTTTCTGTGAGGGCAGACGGTTGGGAGTTCTGATGGAGTGGTCGTTGGAGCAGCAGCGGATGCTGGAGCCTTAGCTGGCATGGGTGGTGGGAAATTTACTGGCGGCAtttactggcatgaaagggtttctgtatcctgggtacatgaggtaagagtgcatcaattcttgctgctgctgcatcaactgttgctgctgctgttgattttgtgggggaagcttagaggcagtggatgaagttgctgctgtagttggagcttcagtagtttggtagggagccttcactggcatgaaagggttagagtatcctgggtacaCGAAGTCAgagtgcatcaactgttgctgctgatcttgtgggggaagcttagaggAAGTGGATGTAGTTGCTTCTGTGGTAGTTGGCACTTCAGTAGTGGGAGCTGCAGCAGTTTGAGGGGGAGCctttactggcatgaaagggtttctgtatccTGGGTACATGAGTTAAGAGTGCAtcaattcttgctgctgctgcttcaactgttgctgctgctgctgcatcaactgttgctgctgctgttgatcttgtgggggaagcttagaggcagtggatgaagttgcttctgcaGTTTGGTAGGGAGTctttactggcatgaaagggttaaagTATCCTGGGTACACGAAGTCAGAGTGCATCAACTGTTGGTGCtgatcttgtgggggaagcttggaggcagtggatgaagttgcttctgtggtagtgggagctgcagtagtttgagggggagcctttactggcatgaaagggttagagtatcctgggtacaCGAAGTCAGAGTGCATCAACTGTTGGTGCtgatcttgtgggggaagcttggaggcagtggatgaagttgcttctgtggtagttggagcttcagtagtgggagctgcagtagtttgagggggagcctttactggcatgaaagggtttctgtatccAGGGTACATGAAGTAAGAGTGCAtcaattcttgctgctgctgctgctgcttcaactgttgctgctgctgctgcatcaactgttgctgctgctgttgattttgtgggggaagcttagaggcagtggatgaagttgcttctgtagtagttggagcttcagtagtttggTAGGGAGCCTTCACTG from Clupea harengus chromosome 8, Ch_v2.0.2, whole genome shotgun sequence encodes:
- the ddias gene encoding uncharacterized protein ddias, whose protein sequence is MTTRTFLRCTVLSVQDTSILYPSCLTCFSRVTLASEEQASSRWCCVKCGRDAEAAGYRYRLSLRVSRDCAVLGATVFGSCLDSFFGVPAGQLNRFLDAVKESRGVQTVERLLRKALEDCFVGRCVLLAIKIPGNVGEHRSPGRRPCPALEGSMKTSEQYIASSITLPNDGVFGATVLQYLQSLLRARDLSDGCSDQECSQESDQDSYHDYTQLCPGGVCSPPCKAANASFPLPLSLLQSPGSGSASGGSLELSLPRPRGDALDASLPDASVAMAPCSCCDAQKGQVSVSQESGYGETSSSFTILSGSVPSQDQLHSRVSYHQGGSSEPTCSFGSQVACQKDMATSPECLVHDPEEGYNYSAELFDVSGLDSNDFYRSEQVTHRPRTSADFHCIMPGLAPFSQSTPILKKGAPKRKRMSKATDQTKEASHRGLDHGSAQTKGASHRGLDHGSAQTKRASHRGLDHGSEARRRGAGSVIDSQMECTTGDGSWCGADCSKDLFVDSYKD